In Natranaerobius thermophilus JW/NM-WN-LF, the genomic stretch ATTCGTTCCCCTGTTTGATTATTAAATTCATTTTGATTATAATCCGTTGTACCCACCGTAACACCTCTCTGTTTCAGCTAAATTTTTTGGTCTTGTACATGAGCTATAAAGCGTTCACAAGTAGGGGAAAATACTCTATCCTTATGATAAATCAGATAAAATTTCCTTTCAGGCATCAGATCTTGTATGTAAAAACTCTTTAAGCTTGTATCTCGATTTAAGCTGAACTTGGAAACAAAAGAGACTCCAACACCCTGATGCACAAAGCTCTTAACTCCTTCCAGGTTATCCACCTGTCCGGCAATCTGTAAATTTTTGATAGACTTTTCCTGTTCCGCTAAGGTTTTTTCAAATACCTTTCTAGTTGCAGAACCCTCAGTTCTAATTATAAAAGGAAGGTCTAATAGGTCTTTCATATATAATACACCTTGTTTCTTTTGCTGTTCGTCAAGTTTTTCTTTAAATGGAGAGTCTGCAATTAACACAAGTTGATCATTAATTAAAGGTTTTGCAACTAATTTATCCGATGTTTTCGGTGAACCTACAAAACCCAGATCGGCTTCATAATTTAGTATATTTTCAAAAACCCCGTCGGTATCCGAAATAGTAATCCTAAAACTAGACCTGGGATACTTTTTTTGATATGGAGCCAGTAAATTAGGTAGTAAATAAATCCCAGGAGTTTGACTGGCATTAATTGTTATTTTACCGTCAATTTCCTGATTGAACCTAGCGAAGCTTTCATGGGCACGTTCCTTCATATCAAGTAAATCTACAGCATAGGGATAAAAATTTTGCCCCGCCTCTGTTAAGACAGCCTGCCGATTACGTCTTTCAAACAACTTCATACCACATTCCCTTTCTAAAGAATCAACATGAGCACTTACAGTAGGCTGTGTCAAGTACAGACGTTTTGCCGCCTTAGAAAAGTTCCCCTCTTCCACAATTGTTACAAACACTTCTAGCTGCCTGAAGTCCATAGTCAACCCTCCGATTTCTCCGAAACCCCTCCTCATATATACAGGGGGTTATAGTTTTAATTTTAGACAGCAATTTTATGATAATTTCATTATTTATGGTTTGTGAATAATTTCTAAAACAATTATAATTAAAAATGTAAAATTAGAATTTAATGTTTAGTTATATCTTAATGGCTTAATCTTGCATGGCGCTTAGTTTATTTTAGAAATTTTGGACAGTCTTTAAGCATCTGATAAATTAGACGAAAATCGAAGCCCATAAGTTACGGTTATACTGTCATGATTTTTGGTTATTCACAAGATATTTCAGGCATATAAAAGTGCTAATTTTAAAATGTTGTCGATAGAAAATTTTACTTATTAGAGAGGAGTTGATTATTAAATGTATTATGTAATCACTTTTCCCAGTACACACATGGCCATGAAGTTTGAAAAAATTGTTTTCCAAAATAAATTAACAGGAAAATTAATTCCAATCCCCAGGGAATTAAGTGCCAACTGTGGGCTATGTGCCAGGCTAGAGTCGGAACAGGACCTTAAGACAGCTATTAATACCTGTCAAAAAGAACAAATCCAATTTGAACAAGTCTATCGCCTTGATAGTCAAGGCGAAACAGCCCCAGAACCAATAGACCAGATCAACCAGATCTAACCAGATCTAAATCGAGTAGGTAGAAGCCACAGTAATTAGCTGTGGCTTCGTTCCTCTCACAGAACCGTGCTTACGGGCCACGTACACGGCTCCTAGTAGACCTCGATCACTTTCTAAAGTGATGCAAAATACCAACTTGATAGGTACTAATATTAATTAGACCTATCTCGTCAAACCACTTATTGGGTAGTGCTAAACTTATGAGAGGACTTGATGAGTTTCTCCATTTATTCATGGAGATTTTCTCAAATTCCCCTTTGTAGCCTTTTCTGCGAAGAGTTTTGTGTAGTTGTTTCCAACTTTTCCATTCTCGCATTTTCTTCATCCTAAGTCTTCTTCTAATCCATTTCATTAAGTTCTCAAATTGTTTCTTACAATTGGCTATTCGGAAGTAATTTGCCCATCCTCTTAATACTGGATTTAGCTCTTTTATGATTTCGGATAGATTTCTACCATGATTTCTTGGTGTAAGAGTTCTGACTTTTTCTTTGAATTTCTGTATCTTTTCAGGCTGGATGGATATGTTTTGACTCCTTATGATAACTCCTAGGTAGGGAACACCTTTGCGGTCATTTGTTATGTGAGTTTTCTCTTTATTAACTGTTAGTTTTAATTCGTCTTCTAATATTTCAGTAGCTATATCTTTATATCTTTTCGCTTGTCTTGGTGTGTAGGCGAATATTAAAATATCATCGGCATATCTTACTATTCGGATATTGCGACTCTTCATTTCTTTATCAAATCTGTCTAGGTAAATGTTGGTTAGTAGTGGTGAAATCACTCCACCTTGAGGGCTCCCTATTTCTGTGTCTTCTATGGCTCCATCTTCCATTACTCCGGACTTCAAAAATTTCTTTATTAATTTGAGAACACTTCCATCACTAACTTTCTTGGCTACTTCTTCGATAATCAACTCATGGTTTAATTTATCAAAGCATTTAGATAGGTCCATATCTACTACATGTCTTAGATTGTATTTATTAATGAACTGTTCTGATTTAGCTATTGCTTTGTGACATGAGCGATTAGGCCTGTATCCGTAGCTTGACGGGTGGAAGTCTGGATCAAAAATCGGTTGAAGTATATTTAACGTTGCTTGTTGGACTACCCTGTCTTTTACGGTTGGAATCCCTAATGGGCGAGTACTTCCATCTGGTTTGGGTATCTTAACTCGCCTCACAGGTTGTGGTTTGTATGCGCCAATTTTAAGGTCATGATGAAGGGTTTCCAGATTTTCTTCTAGGTTGGAGCCATAAGCCTCCACGGTTACCTGGTCTATGCCGGGTTTACCTTTGTTAGCTCTGACCCTGCGGTAGGCGTCTTCTAGATTTTTTTTGGAATAAATCTTGTCTATTAAACTGTACCATTTCTTCATCAATTGCACCTTCTTTCGCTGTGTGCCTTCCCTCTTTCTACACTTTTAGTTGTGGTTTCTTTGAACGTGCTTAACGGTGTCTCTAGCTCTTTGGCAATCTTACCTATCAGGGTACGCTCTACTTCCACTAGGCGGACGGTAAAGCAAGTAAGCTCGTCACCACCTGACTTTCCGTTCCCTTTAGCATTTCAGCTTCAGTTTTCTTCCTACCTAAAGTGTCTACTCGAGTTCTTGCTACACTCTTTGGTCTACTTTCACCCCTTCACACTACATAATTCCCTTTCGGTCATTATGCACCACTACAACCAGGTGTAGTGTCCTTTCGGTTTTATCCTCCAGACTGTTACCAGCTTTCTTTGGCCGAAAGTTCTTCACTACTACGGGTTCATCTGCCTCCTGCACTGCTTTAGTTAAAACTCATGTTTCCACTTGTCTTAACTTTACTTGTCGTCACAAGACAATACAGGTATCTCCCCGGTTAAGTCTGCTTGCCTGAATTTGAACGCATCCGTCCTAACCTTTTAGGTTATCCAGCTTTCGGGCTTCCCATAATTTGCAAGGTTACCCACCTAAAAGGCCATCCTCGGTTTGTTCTCACTATGTTCCAAATTCCCCCTTCAGCTTCCTTCAGACTCCACCGTCACCGGTGACGCCCTTGCCTTATGGTTGTCTTCCTGCTGGTTAGGTGACAGGGTTTCTTTCAACCCATCGGCGCGGCAGGCATGCCGGGCAAACAAATAACCAGCCTCTCTTCTTAAGAGGCCGGTTTATGTATTTTCTAAAATCCTGTGCCATTTTGAAAGAAGAGCACCGCTCCAATTCCAAAACCGACACTTATCAAGTAAATAAATAGAACAGCTTGTTTATGACTCATTCCCAAATTCAATAATCTGTGATGTAAATGACCTTTATCAGCCTGAAAAATTGGTCTTTTATGCCAGTATCTTCTCAATATGGCAAAGAATGTGTCTAGTATAGGTACTCCTAAAAGGAGCATGGGGATGATAAAAGTCACCATAGTAACACTTTTCAATAGGCCCATAACTGATAAAGCGGAAATCATATAACCAAGTAACAGAGAACCTGAATCACCTAAGAAAATTTTTGCAGGGTAAAAGTTGTATTTTAAAAAACCTAGGATACCACCCAATAAAGCTAAAGCTGTCAAGGCAACTAACATTTGTTCGTTTTGAACGGCTATAATGGCAAAAGCCGTTAACGCTATAGCTGATACTCCTGAAGCCAATCCATCTAAACCGTCAATCAAGTTGAGAGCATTTGTGACTCCCACCATCCACATTACGGTCACAGGGATACTTAAAACTCCCAAATAAAACAAGCCGTCAAAGGGATTGGTTAAGAACTCTACCTGATTTCCGAAGGCTATAAATACCAGAACCGCTGCCACCTGTCCACCCAGTTTTATTAGCGGAGACAATCCATATATATCGTCAAGCATTCCTATAACTAAAATCAATATTGAGCCCATCAAGAGCCCATAAAATTCAGTTTCTAATGGTACGTACATTATTAATGAAATCAAAAAACTCAAAAATATGGCAGGACCACCTAACCTAGGCATAACATGGTTGTGAATTTTTCTGCTTTCCTTTGGCTGGTCCACAGCCCCCACCTTATATGATATTTTTCTCAATAGTGGTGTCATGATTAAACTTAAGGCGGCAGAAGTTACCGCAACTTTAAGGTAGAGCTCCATAGGTCATAACCTCCAGTTCTAAACCTTTCTTTGATGTTTCTATTGCATTATCTCTGCCATTTTTAGGCTCTTAACTTATCTAGCTTTTGTTTACCTTCAGCTGAGCCTTCTTGTTCAGTATCTTCCTTATCTGTATCTTCCTGCTCCGTATTTTCCTGTTCCATATCTTCCTGTTCTTCATCGTCCTTAATGATATCTTTAACGGCTTGGCGACATTCCTCTTTATCAACCATATAATACCAAGCACTAGTTTTTTGACTTTCACCAGGTAATGTGGCTGTTTCCATATCGTCCCAGTTTATATTATGAAACGAAACAGCATGATTCATTAGCTCTGAAAGTCTAAAGTTCGTCTCTACATTATCACTGGCTTGCTCTAGTAGCTGGTTAATCTTGGTCACAGAGCTGAACTGCAACAACTCATCAATAACTTCTTTCACTAATTTCTGTTGCCTTTCCACTCTTCCCAAGTCGGCATCGGCATCACCGCGCCAGCGCACATATTGCAGGGCTTCTTCGCCGTCTAAAATCTGGGTTCCTGCCTGCAGGTTTATAATAGGGACTAGTTCTCCATCTTTCCATGTTTCATGGTACATATCTTGTTCTACATGAATTTCCACTCCGCCCAGTATATCAATGGTATTTTTAAAACCTCTCATATTTACAGTCACATAATTGTGGATGGGAATATCTAAAAACTTTTCCACAGTATCAATCAAATACTCGTGTCCACCATAAGCAAAGGCATGATTGATTTTTTCTTCACCTCTGCCAGGCAGCTCTACTTTGCTATCTCTGGGAATGGAAATTAGTCCCACATCCTTGGTTTCTTTATCATATCGAGCCAGCATGATAGTATCGGCCCGACCACGGCCATTTTCCCCATCAGCACCGAT encodes the following:
- a CDS encoding selenium metabolism-associated LysR family transcriptional regulator, coding for MDFRQLEVFVTIVEEGNFSKAAKRLYLTQPTVSAHVDSLERECGMKLFERRNRQAVLTEAGQNFYPYAVDLLDMKERAHESFARFNQEIDGKITINASQTPGIYLLPNLLAPYQKKYPRSSFRITISDTDGVFENILNYEADLGFVGSPKTSDKLVAKPLINDQLVLIADSPFKEKLDEQQKKQGVLYMKDLLDLPFIIRTEGSATRKVFEKTLAEQEKSIKNLQIAGQVDNLEGVKSFVHQGVGVSFVSKFSLNRDTSLKSFYIQDLMPERKFYLIYHKDRVFSPTCERFIAHVQDQKI
- a CDS encoding DUF3343 domain-containing protein; the protein is MYYVITFPSTHMAMKFEKIVFQNKLTGKLIPIPRELSANCGLCARLESEQDLKTAINTCQKEQIQFEQVYRLDSQGETAPEPIDQINQI
- the ltrA gene encoding group II intron reverse transcriptase/maturase; amino-acid sequence: MKKWYSLIDKIYSKKNLEDAYRRVRANKGKPGIDQVTVEAYGSNLEENLETLHHDLKIGAYKPQPVRRVKIPKPDGSTRPLGIPTVKDRVVQQATLNILQPIFDPDFHPSSYGYRPNRSCHKAIAKSEQFINKYNLRHVVDMDLSKCFDKLNHELIIEEVAKKVSDGSVLKLIKKFLKSGVMEDGAIEDTEIGSPQGGVISPLLTNIYLDRFDKEMKSRNIRIVRYADDILIFAYTPRQAKRYKDIATEILEDELKLTVNKEKTHITNDRKGVPYLGVIIRSQNISIQPEKIQKFKEKVRTLTPRNHGRNLSEIIKELNPVLRGWANYFRIANCKKQFENLMKWIRRRLRMKKMREWKSWKQLHKTLRRKGYKGEFEKISMNKWRNSSSPLISLALPNKWFDEIGLINISTYQVGILHHFRK
- a CDS encoding glycosyltransferase family 4 protein — protein: MELYLKVAVTSAALSLIMTPLLRKISYKVGAVDQPKESRKIHNHVMPRLGGPAIFLSFLISLIMYVPLETEFYGLLMGSILILVIGMLDDIYGLSPLIKLGGQVAAVLVFIAFGNQVEFLTNPFDGLFYLGVLSIPVTVMWMVGVTNALNLIDGLDGLASGVSAIALTAFAIIAVQNEQMLVALTALALLGGILGFLKYNFYPAKIFLGDSGSLLLGYMISALSVMGLLKSVTMVTFIIPMLLLGVPILDTFFAILRRYWHKRPIFQADKGHLHHRLLNLGMSHKQAVLFIYLISVGFGIGAVLFFQNGTGF
- a CDS encoding LCP family protein, whose product is MSFFKKIKLPGLILLIVILLASAYAGYRVADLYYGIYNPDPESADNENNGNEIPVPPEEENILNVLLIGADGENGRGRADTIMLARYDKETKDVGLISIPRDSKVELPGRGEEKINHAFAYGGHEYLIDTVEKFLDIPIHNYVTVNMRGFKNTIDILGGVEIHVEQDMYHETWKDGELVPIINLQAGTQILDGEEALQYVRWRGDADADLGRVERQQKLVKEVIDELLQFSSVTKINQLLEQASDNVETNFRLSELMNHAVSFHNINWDDMETATLPGESQKTSAWYYMVDKEECRQAVKDIIKDDEEQEDMEQENTEQEDTDKEDTEQEGSAEGKQKLDKLRA